Genomic window (Streptomyces sp. NBC_00078):
TCCGCCGCGGTCCAGGTTCCGCGCGCAAGACGCGGCCGGATTGGGCGCCCTCTATGCCCGGGCGGCGGTGTCCTCCCAAGCGGCGTGAATCATGCTCCTGGTGCCTGCCGCACCCCACGTTCTTCTCTGAGCAGGACCGACCGGTGCGGAGAGATTTCATCCTCGCGTACGTAGGCGTTGCCGAGACGGCCTGGGGCGGGCGCACAGTCAGTTACCGGGAACGACTGACCGTACCGCCAGGGCTACCAGACGTGTGAAACTCGCTATGTAGATCTGCATACGGGGGAGGGACGTTGGCGAGCACTCATCCCATCGCGGACCGGCAGGAGAGCGCCGCGGCCATGCGCGTGCTCAAGGCCATCGCCGTGGCCGGCCTGCTGACCGGATCGGGTTCGTAGTACGGCACGGCCATCACCCTCGGCGGCACGCTCTGGGCCGCGCGCTACATGGGAGTGATGGCACCCTGGGCCGAGCGGTACCTGCGGATCGCCGCGACTCTGCAGGAGATGTTCGACACCGATGTACTCGGCCTGCAGTGGAACAGCGTGGCGGTCGGGAACCGGATCGGCGACGACGAGGTGAGCCGGCTCAGTCGGCCCTTTTCGCGGCGCTGAGGACCGGCTGCGGGGCCACTACCTCGCGGTGGACGCCGCCGCGCCTTATGACGTGCTCTTCTGCCTGGAACAGAACCTGGCCTGGGGGTCCCGGATCCGGCTTCGTTTCGCCCAGCTGATGCTCGGTGTACTGGTGCTGTGGTCTGCGGCGGGTGTCCTGCTGACCCTCGCCACCGGCGGGACGATGAGTCGGCTGGTCACCGGGTGGTTCGTGCCCTCGCTCGGCTTGCCGCTCCTGTGCCTGGAGATGTACCGCACGCAGATGACGAGCATTCAGGAGAGACTGCGCGTCCTCGGGCTGGTGGCTGAGTCGAGGGGCGTGAGAGCCGGCAACTGCGACGGATCCGGGCCCAGTGCTGGACAGGAGCACATGAAGTGGCTGGCCGCTGGTCGCGCACTGGGCGTGCTGCTCACGGAATCCGCGCAAAGCCCCGGGTCTGAGGCGGTAAACCGCGGAGACGGCCGGAGCCGCCACCCCCCACAGGAGAGGCCCCGGCCGTCGCGCGGTACGGGTCGCGCGGCGGCCCGTACTTTCTACAGCGCCGTGAGTGCGGTTTCTGTCACACCCAGGTACATCGCTCCCTGTCACAAGGTGGTTGCAGCTTGTGCGGACATGGACGAGCAGCGGTTTCAGGTCGTAACGTGCTTTTCGCGCCGGGCGGGGAAGACGCTTGACCATCGCAACGATCGGCGGCCTCGACGCCGCGACCATCGAACGAGGAACCACGGGTGCTGGGGGACGACGCGGAGCTGACCGCCGCGGTGCTTGCGGCACAGGACGGGGACGAGACCGCGTTCCGGGCCGTGTACCGGGCGGTGCATCCACGCCTGCTCGGATATGTCCGGACCCTGGTCGGCGATCCGGACGCTGAGGACGTGGCGTCCGAGGCCTGGCTGCAGATCGCCCGTGACCTGGAGCGGTTCAGCGGTGACGCCGACCGCTTCCGAGGCTGGGCCGCCCGGATAGCCCGTAACCGCGCGCTGGACCACATACGCATGCGCGGCCGCCGCCCCGCGATCGGCGGCGACGAGACGGAACTCACCGGGAAGGCCGCCGAGTCCGACACCGCGGGGGAGGCCATCGAGTCCCTGGCCACGGGCGACGCGCTCTCCCTGATCGCCCGGCTGCCGCAGGACCAGGCCGAGGCGGTTGTGCTGAGGGTGGTCGTGGGCCTCGACGCCAAGACCGCCGCCGAGACACTCGGCAAACGCCCCGGTGCCGTACGTACGGCCGCGCACCGCGGTCTGAAGCGTCTGGCCGAACTGCTCGGCGAGAATCCGGAATCGGCCGGTGGCCTGGACGGGCTGCCGCCCCAGAGAGACCCGCACGACCGCGCGGTGACGTCCGCGAGTGTGACGCGTACGCGTCCGCGGACGCAGAAGGACATGTGATGGCCGACGAGCAGTACAGGTGGCTGGACCGCGAAACAGCGGAACTCCTGCTGCGTGGACAGTCACTGGAAGTAGTCGATGCCGGCGCCCGTGACCAGGCCGAACGCCTCGCCGAAACCCTCGACGGCCTGACCGCCGAGCCCCCGCCGAGCAGCGCCGAACTCCCCGGCGAGGCCGCCGCGCTGGCCGCCTTCCGTGCCGCGCGGTCCGACGCGAGCGCCGACCGGGCGGCGGCCCGTCACCCCGACCGCACCCAGGCCTCCGATGCCGGGCTCATCCGTATCGGTGGCCCGGTCGCGGTGCCCCGGCCCACCCGCCGGGGCCGGTCCGCGCGCTTCGCGCTGACGGCCGTACTGGCGTCCGGCATGGTCGGCGGCGTCGCGTTCGCGACGACAACAGGAGTGCTCCCGACGCCGTTCGGCCACGACCGGCCCGGCCCCGGCGCCTCGGTGTCGGCCGGAGCGCGCCCGGACCGCCCGCTCCTGTCACCCTCGCCGGACAGCGCCCTCGACGACTCCGTCGGCGGCTCCAACGACCCGGCGACCCCGCGCGGCTCGGTCGGCGGCGGCACCTCCGCCGAGCCCGGCCCCGACGACCGCAGCGGACACGTCGGCGGCGGGTGGCTCGGAGTCCCGTCGGCCTGCCGTGACGTGCGCGACGGCAAGGAACTGAGCGGCGACCGCATGCGTGCCCTTGAGGACGCGGCGGGTGGTACCAACCCGAGACGGGTCTGGAAGTACTGCAAGAACGTTCTCGGTGTCACCGACGCCAAGGCCTTCCGGGGCAGGCACCAGGACCAGGACCGGGACGGCAAGGTCAAGGGCGAGATCGGCGGCCGCGGCGGACACGGCCACCGCAACGGCCTGGGCGGCGAACAGGGTGACCAAGGTGAGCAGGGTGATCAGGGCGGTGACGGCGACGGCCATCACATAGTCCCCGGCGGGAACGGCGGCACCGGCGTGCCGTCCGCCTCCCCTTCGCCCCTCGTACCGAGGCAACTGGTGCCAAGGCAGCCGGTGCCCCCGCGCGGCCCGTCTCCCAGCCCGACGTACAGCACGCTCTGACCTGCTGTTTTGTGGCACGGGACGTTTCTGCGCCCCGCCAGTAACGTTTTCGGCCGCGTCCGCGCAGTAATGAGTGAGCCGACTGGTCATCGGCCGTCGCACAGAGCCGGGGTTCCCCCCGTACCTACGGCTCGTGCACCTCGGCGCGGGCGGGACACGTTCCCCCGGTCCCGCCCGCGCCCCATACCTCTCCCGGCCTTTCCCGGCCTCTCCCGCTACCGGGAC
Coding sequences:
- a CDS encoding S-4TM family putative pore-forming effector, encoding MTLGGTLWAARYMGVMAPWAERYLRIAATLQEMFDTDVLGLQWNSVAVGNRIGDDEVSRLSRPFSRR
- a CDS encoding S-4TM family putative pore-forming effector — its product is MLFCLEQNLAWGSRIRLRFAQLMLGVLVLWSAAGVLLTLATGGTMSRLVTGWFVPSLGLPLLCLEMYRTQMTSIQERLRVLGLVAESRGVRAGNCDGSGPSAGQEHMKWLAAGRALGVLLTESAQSPGSEAVNRGDGRSRHPPQERPRPSRGTGRAAARTFYSAVSAVSVTPRYIAPCHKVVAACADMDEQRFQVVTCFSRRAGKTLDHRNDRRPRRRDHRTRNHGCWGTTRS
- a CDS encoding RNA polymerase sigma factor — protein: MLGDDAELTAAVLAAQDGDETAFRAVYRAVHPRLLGYVRTLVGDPDAEDVASEAWLQIARDLERFSGDADRFRGWAARIARNRALDHIRMRGRRPAIGGDETELTGKAAESDTAGEAIESLATGDALSLIARLPQDQAEAVVLRVVVGLDAKTAAETLGKRPGAVRTAAHRGLKRLAELLGENPESAGGLDGLPPQRDPHDRAVTSASVTRTRPRTQKDM